The Pseudanabaena sp. ABRG5-3 genome includes the window AACGCGCAGTCTTTTCAAATAGGAAACAAAGAGGGAATTGGTGAAGGAACCCCAATTCTGGGACAACAATTTGATATAGGAATCAGTGGTAACTTCTCTATTTACAATGGAAACGCTCAACTTAACTATATTAAGTTTTTGTACGACGCTACTAGCACCTCAGATCCGCTTGTACAGGATTCAGTGAGATTATTGCTCTACTCATCAATACCTCTTGTAGAAGATATTCAGAGTGCTACAGGTACGACTTTGATCGCGGCAAGCGACAGTAATGTGACAATTCCTGCCGACCCAGATTTTGATTTTTCTGGTGTTCCTAATACTTTTGTCAGTCGTCAATTTAATTTTAGTTCACTTCCTGAGTTAACTTCTGGTACTACCTATTTTGCCTTCTTCTCCTTTGACCCAGTTCCAGTTGATCCGATGAATTGGATGGTAGCTCCACAAACCGTGAAAACTACTGCTCAAAGTTATTATGGTAGCCCTTACGACTCTACACTAGCTCCCATAGGGCTATCACCATCGGGGAATCAGACTGTAGCTGATTCTAATTTTATTGTGGGGCTAACCCCAGTACCATTTGAGTTTGAGGCATCGGGTGGAATTGCGATTTTAGGAGGTTTGTTTGCGGTTCACAAACTCAGACAGCGCAAGCAAAACAACAATCCTGACGAACAGCCTGACAACCAAGTTTAAAGTTTATAGCGGTTTTCAGTCTAGTAAGGTACAAGGTAAACTAGCTGAACAAGGGGCTTAAGCCCCTTGTCTGTAACTCACTAGTATAAAAATTGCTATATAGCTGCCGTCGCTTGTGTCAAAACAAAATCAAAACCCAAGAAGAGAATGGCGGCGCGAAGCGCCGCCATTCTCTTCTTGGGTTTATACACACAGCTATATTTTGCGACCCAAAATCAAAAAAAAGAAGCGACACAGAGTGTCGCTTCTTTTTTGATTTAGCCTAGGGCTGGTGATGGCATGACTCTAGGTAGTTCTAGACGTTGCTGAGAGTTAGAGCGACGGGTAGTACGACCAGAAAGACGGAAACTGAGACTTTGCAACTCGATATGTAGTTGCCGATTTTCCTTTTGCAGAGCCTCGATCTTTTGTTTGATTGGCACAATGCGTTCCGCAAACTTAGCGCGATAAATATTGGGCAACTCCTGCACCACTTGTTCCAGCATCCGATTGCGATCAGTCATTTCTTGGATAGTTTGACGCAACTCGACCGCTTCGCGATCGCGTTCTTGGATTTGCGCTTGAGTCAACATGAGTTGATTCTCAACCATCGCCAGTTTTTGTTCTAAAAAGCGCATTTCCTCTGAATGTTGCTCATGTATCTCAACATTAGGTAAAAAGGCAGTATTTCCCTTCACCAAGCGAAAAAGCTCTTCTGAAAGCTGCTGAACTAACAGATCCTTTTGTTCTAACTCGACCTTAAGTAAATTTATTTCCTGCTGAAGATTTGCCGCTACATTGGCAGTTGTATTTGTCATTGCATTTTCAGAGGGAGTTGCTACGTTATTTACTGTGGCGTTCATAGGTGCGATTCGTTGGGGGATTTAGGCTAAGATTTATAGCACACAAGGATTAAATTGGCAATTTATTAAGCCATACTCGCTAAACTTTTCAGAACCTGCCCAAAATGGGATTTGCACATGAACCTCAAGACGATCAGTTCACAGGAGTCGTTATTGCTCAATAACCTAGAAGCAGTTTCTTTTCAGAGCAATTTGGAAGAGCATACTTTGCTAACTGTGGCGCAAATTGCATTACAGATTCAGACAACTTTGCTCAAAAGCTCTATCTCCTATGCTCAGTCGGTAAGCGGTAGCCTCATTCTGAAAACTACACTCAAAACTACCTTAGAAACCCTAACTAAATATACTGGGGCAGATGAAGGGAGTATCTTTTTGATCGATGAAGATGGAGTAATCATCGAAAGTATTTTGGCAAGAGGCCCTGTAACTCGCGATCTTAAAGATTCGGTAATTTCTAAGGTTTTAGACAGTGGTTTAGCAGGATGGTCTTTGCGCTATCGCCAGATAGGACTTATCTACGATGCAATCACCGATGATCGCTGGGTGCAATTACCTAATCAACCATACAAGGCTCGCTCTGCTTTAGCAGTTCCTTTAATTTATGGCGTGAATATAATCGGAATTATTACCTTAACCCATTCTCAGGCTAACCATTTTGATGAGGCGATCGCTGCCATGATGCAGTACAGCATGGAAAGCATTGCCGCAATCATCCTCAATGCACAACTTCATGCAGAATATCGACCCTTAGGCGCATGATTTTTGCATCAATGTCCAAGGGTTAGCGCTGTATAGATAGTCCAGCTATCGATCGCTAGCATTAGCAGCGTAAATACCAACAAAATTAAATACATCCAAGGCTGAGCTAAAGGGCGTACATCACTTGTATCAATACCTGTACGCTCCTGAACCCGTTGGACTAATCGAGCAAAGCCCACTACTCGCATCGGCAACAAATAAGCCTGATCGGATTTTTTACTTACAAAATAATAAACAATCCCACCCTGCCCCGTAATTCTGGGCTTTAATGCTTGGATATCTTGCCAAGGCAATGACCAGCCTTTACGGAAAAAAGTGGGAAACCATCGGGGATAAACCAAACTAATGCCTTGATCATCAATAATTACGCGATCGCTTAATGCCCCATACAAAAATACAAATCCGATCGCTAAGCCCCAACCTAGCCATGAAGCAGGAATTGCGGAATGTGTAAAGTTGCTCAAGAATGGCAAAGGTACAGTGAGTACTAGATACAACAGCAACAAAGTAACCCGAATTAATGGCGATACATGAAAAATATCGCTGGATTCTGAATTGGCTGGATTTGAGGTTACTTGCGATTCAGTCATAAATACAATAAGGATTTTGCGATTTAATATTTTGTAGCGCGGCTTCGCCGCGTTACAGAAATTCTGGTTCTTTATTTTACTGTGCGTCCCCAAGCACAGGAACTATAGCCATGTAAGTTTTGCTTAGGACATAAAACCCAAATAAGTGAAGGCGGCACGGAGTGCCGCCTTCACTTATTTGGGTTTTGATTTGTCCAAGCTATCTCTTACATTGCTATAAATCAAGGACTCACAAAGCACTCAGTTTATTTGGCAATTGATCGCAATTAAATTAACATTGTTTTTTAGGGGTAATCTAATAAATGACAGATATGATTAACGATCTAGAAATGTCTGTTACGACACTTTGTCTCTTAACAAACATTTTGTGACTCAATCAAGAATAATTACATACAGTACGGATGGTGTAAAACGTGGGTTGGCGTGTACGTGGCGTTCGTGGTGCAACCACAGTTGAAGCAAATACATACGCAGCCTTAGAAAGGGCTGTGCTAGAGCTTATGGAGGAGATCGAAGCACAAAATGACATCGATCCGCGTGAAATAGTAAGTGCCACTTTTTCGGCAACAACAGATATTGATGTGGTTTTT containing:
- a CDS encoding Npun_F5560 family protein gives rise to the protein MNATVNNVATPSENAMTNTTANVAANLQQEINLLKVELEQKDLLVQQLSEELFRLVKGNTAFLPNVEIHEQHSEEMRFLEQKLAMVENQLMLTQAQIQERDREAVELRQTIQEMTDRNRMLEQVVQELPNIYRAKFAERIVPIKQKIEALQKENRQLHIELQSLSFRLSGRTTRRSNSQQRLELPRVMPSPALG
- a CDS encoding GAF domain-containing protein; this encodes MNLKTISSQESLLLNNLEAVSFQSNLEEHTLLTVAQIALQIQTTLLKSSISYAQSVSGSLILKTTLKTTLETLTKYTGADEGSIFLIDEDGVIIESILARGPVTRDLKDSVISKVLDSGLAGWSLRYRQIGLIYDAITDDRWVQLPNQPYKARSALAVPLIYGVNIIGIITLTHSQANHFDEAIAAMMQYSMESIAAIILNAQLHAEYRPLGA